DNA sequence from the Vicia villosa cultivar HV-30 ecotype Madison, WI linkage group LG3, Vvil1.0, whole genome shotgun sequence genome:
gattctgattcttcaggatcttcttctctagcctgaaaagcgttagtgcatttcttgatattggattttaatgcaatagacttacctttcttttgaggctcgtttgcatccagttcaatttcatgactcctcagggcactgatcagctcttccaaagagacttcatttagattcttcgcaatcttaaatgcagttaccataggaccccatcttctgggtaagcttctgatgatcttctttacgtgatcagcctttgtgtaccccttgtcaagaactctcaatccagcagtaagagtttgaaatcttgaaaacatcttttcaatgtcttcatcatcctccatcttgaaggcttcatacttctggattaaagcgagagctttagtctccttgacttgagcatttccttcatgagtcattttcaaggactcatatatgtcataggccgtttccctgttagatatcttctcatactcagcatgagagatagcattcagcaaaacagttctgcatttatgatgattcctgaaaagcttcttctgatcatcactcatttcttgccttgtcagctttacgccactggcatttactggatgtttgtaaccatccatcagaagatcccatagatcaccatctagaccaagaaagtaactttccagtttatctttccagtattcaaagttttcaccatcaaataccggcggtctagtataaccattgttaccgttgtgttgctcagcagagccagatgtagatgtagactttgcattttcatcagccatcttttactgaagcgtttttctcttcctgaatcttttctaaacacggttaagtgcttgcaccttagaaccggcgctctgatgccaattgaaggatagaaaaacacttagaaagggggggtttgaataagtgtagctttaaaaacttgacagataaaaataaaatgcacagttatttttatcctggttcgttgttaactaaactactccagtccacccccgcagagatgatttacctcaactgaggatttaatccactaatcgcacggattacaatggttctccacttagtcagcaactaagtcttccagagtcttctgatcacacactgatcactccaggaacaactgcttagataccctctaagactttctagagtattctgatccacacgatcactctagttacaacctgcttagataccctctaagacttcctagagtattctgatccacacgatcactctagttccttacaacttaatgtaatcaattctaagagtattacaattgcttcttaaaagctataatcacaaactgtgatatttctcttaacgtttaagcttaatctcactaatatattacaacagcaatgtagtgagctttgatgaagatgaagattctgagctttgaatagaacagagtttcagcaagttaatatgagttgttttgttcagaatcgttaaccttgcttctcatcagaacttcatatttataggcgttgaagaagatgaccgttgagtgcatttaatgctttgcgtgttccgtacagcatcgcatttaatgttatacgcttttgtcaactacctcgagccttgttcacgctgtgtctactgacgttgcctttaatagcttctaacgttccttttgtcagtcagcgtagcctgccacatgtacttccttctgatctgatgtttgtgaatacaacgtttgaatatcatcagagtcaaacagcttggtgcaaagcatcttctgatcttctgaccttgaagtgcttctgtgcgtgataccatcagaacttcattgcttctgatctcatgttcttctgatgcttccatagacccatgttctgattctgcttcgaccatcttctgatgtcttgctagaccatgttctgatgttgcatgctgaaccctttgagacaaagcttctgagcgctgaattatgcatactctttatatatttcctgaaaaggaaattgcattggattagagtaccatattatcttaagcaaaattcatattattgttatcatcaaaactaagataattgatcagaacaaatcttgttctaacagatgaagttcttctcaattccatgatgcagttttatgatcctctcctccattgttttacttatagagattttcaactggtacctacattggaagaattctctcATATAATGGATATACCCATACCTGATCAAATTCCTTacactggtgaggaaggaggtcctaagttagaagacattgctgctgctcTACACCTACCAAGATCAGAAATTAACGAGGTTTGGATCAATAAAAGAGACTATTCTGGAATACCCGTGGATTTCTTGTACGAGAAAGCCAAGATCTTTGCTGAAGCTCTAAGTatggatgccttggaaagtgttctaactctgctgatatatggacaagttctGTTTCACCGTTGCGACAAAGTTATTGATAGGGCTGCTATCAAAATTTTCCTTAGCAAGAATCTtgttcctactctacttggtgatttattgcattccatTAATGCCAGAGTGACAAAGAGACGAGGTTGTGTTCTAGGATGCATTCCCCTtctgcataagtggtttatttctcacttaccccgatcagcaataaagaatgaagaaggtttgacttggattcagAGGATTATGAGAATTTTGTACGATGACATCATTTGGTATTCAAAAGAGTTCGAAGGAGTTCAGTtatttgatcattgtggagagttccctaatgtgcctcttcttggcaCCCAAGGAGGAATTACTTATAATCCTGTACTTGcccgacatcagtttggttttgctttgaaagataagCCTCGCTCCATATATCTTAGCTCGGAAAGTTTCGACTATGGTTCAGGTACAACCGAAAAGAAGAATCgcttcattaaagcttggtacgAAGTAAAAAAGGTAGGTGCAAGAGATTTGGGAACAAGGATCCATACTCCTTCAGATCTTtactttaaatggatttatgaccgagtcgtCGAGTTTGGCATACCATATCCATCTGACACACCTGTTGTTCCAAGGATCACTCCTCCAGAGGTTCACGTAGAATTGgagccttatgtacccgctccGAACGAAGACCTTGCTACCACAGTTGCTCATTTAAGAcaagaaaaggctgatcttgaAAAGCGTCTACAAGAGGTTGAGGCAGAAAAAGCAGTAttagtggctaatgctaaagaacgagatagtatgcttgactatttctcccgcaaatggaagattgaagatttcaTCTCGCCGGATCAAATACAGTCATGGGAACGAGAGACTGATAGACTTGTTCAAGAGAAGAATGAGATGGTCAAAGCCCATAAAGAAGAAATCAGAGGATTGAAGAGGAAACtccgacttgaagaatgatttcttttattgtattttatttattatttctctAGTATTTCCTTGATGTAACTTCAAAAACATATAATACATtggtttctatttaaaataattaatttgttttgtttctattttcctttttttaaatgtgttaaaaagccTTTAACTCCTTGAGATCATTGCATACATATAATCatgtcattcataaacatcgcatcataggtttcataaaagcaaatgcctcatctttccgctgtttatttcagtgagaaaaaatggatctcgaacaatctgtcaagaatctccaagctcatagcgctgaatttcaagccttgatcctgaacttgtccaaggggcaagatgaactgaaagctctTCTGACCAAGAAGACGAAGACTAAGAAAACtaaaggagtgatcaacctgggaaaaagattcaaaggtcgtcccaagaGGGTCGAAGAAACTGGGATTCCTAAagacgaggaagaggaagaggaagaagatgatttcagtgTCAAGAACAACCATGGAAGCCATGTAGGCTCTGAtggtcaagaagaagaagaagaagaagagtatcctcaagacgaggattatcctgatgagaagtataggctactagaagagcgtctgagaagcgtggaaattcagaaggtacctgggctggattttgaagagctgggactcattcctggggtcgttattcctccaaaattcaaaactcccgccttttctaagtatgatggagtctcctgtcccaagatgcacttgaggtcttatgtaaggaagattcagcctcacactgctgataagaggctctggatccatttctttcaagaaagcttatctggaactcaactcgaatggtactatcaattggagggtactagcatccgtacttgggaagatttggttgttgctttctacaagcaataccaatataattccgatctcgcaccaactcgcatgcaactacaaagcatgtctatgggacctaaggaaagtttcaaggagtatgcgcaaaagtggagagatctagctggaagagtccaaccgtccttgactgatagggagttggtggacatgttcatgggcacgctaactgggccgttctatagtcacttgctgggtagttcctcgtctgggtttactgatcttatcttgactggagaacatgttgagaatggtattcgaagtgggaagattcaagtaggtGCATCTTCTAGTGCTGCAAAGAAACCCTATcatgg
Encoded proteins:
- the LOC131659681 gene encoding uncharacterized protein LOC131659681, which produces MDIPIPDQIPYTGEEGGPKLEDIAAALHLPRSEINEVWINKRDYSGIPVDFLYEKAKIFAEALSMDALESVLTLLIYGQVLFHRCDKVIDRAAIKIFLSKNLVPTLLGDLLHSINARVTKRREFEGVQLFDHCGEFPNVPLLGTQGGITYNPVLARHQFGFALKDKPRSIYLSSESFDYGSGTTEKKNRFIKAWYEVKKVGARDLGTRIHTPSDLYFKWIYDRVVEFGIPYPSDTPVVPRITPPEVHVELEPYVPAPNEDLATTVAHLRQEKADLEKRLQEVEAEKAIEDFISPDQIQSWERETDRLVQEKNEMVKAHKEEIRGLKRKLRLEE